The Cervus canadensis isolate Bull #8, Minnesota chromosome X, ASM1932006v1, whole genome shotgun sequence genome contains the following window.
AGCAGGAAAACAGAATAGGTCACTGAACACATAACAGTGTCTCTGACACAAGGTACATCAATAGGAAATGACTAAATAAGCTGTGGATGTCTTCTATGTGATACTATTCAACACTTAAAAAAGAGAATGTGATATATCTATGTAGACCGACATGGAAATATCTACAGAATAATTTGTTGATTGAAAAGAACAAtttttcgaaacatcccaccctcaccttctcccacagagttcaaaagtctgttctgtacttctgtgtctctttttctgttttgcatatagggttattgttaccatctttctaaattccatatatatgtgttagtatgctgtaatgttctttatctttctggcttacttcactctgtataatgggctccagtttcatccatctcattagaatgtatattatctatggtgaaacagatcaccagcccaggtgcgatgcatgagacaagtgctcgggcctggtgcactgggaagacccagaggaattgggtggagagggaggtgggagggaagatggggatggggaatacgtgtaactctatggctgattcatatcaatgtatgacaaaacccactgaaatgttgtgaagtaattagcctccaactaataaaaaaaaaagaaaagaaaagaacaatttttaaatgatacattgcaATATAACACTGAGATGAAAAAGCCAAAATGCCTTTGTTTTCTATAAGTAAATattctgtatgtatatatgtccatgtgtagaaaaAGATCTAGAAGTGTACCAAAACCCAAACTGTCAACAAGGATTATTTCTGAGGAGGAGAGGAGTGGACCTTGACTATTAATGGTATGCAAAATGAGCCTCATCTGTAACATCaaaaaatttataaggaaaatgaATGCATATATTGTGCATATGgtcaaaatttatataaaaagatgtatttggttttattgtagttttatttgtttCAAAAAAGGATTATAGGTGTGAGTTTAGTTTTTGATTTGCTGAGTTTAAAGAGCTAATATAATATCCAGGTTGTTGTTGGTTGTTGGGGTCTAACAGTCAgctagagatgcaggtttggaaCTTTGGGGGAGAAGCTGGGGTTAGGGATGTTGACTAGAGGCTAGTAGTGAAGCCAAAACAATGTAAAGGACCTCAAAGGCAATACTCCTCAAAGCACCAGACTGTGATGAGAGCAGACACTTTGGGTAGAATGTAAATTAATGCACTGCTTCCTTCATCGAGAAAGCTTTGTTACCCAAAACCGCCAGATGGGCTAATCTATGTGCTTAATGATGTGAGTGATTTACATTCTGGACAAGCTTCTTATCTTACTGTGGACTAGTAACTAATAATTTGAGTATCAGTACTGGTACATGAACTATGGTTTGTGTAGCAGTGCTCTGTGGGAGAGACAATGTAGAGACATAAGGGATTTCCCTTGTGAACCTTGgactgtgactgtatttggaggggataggaggaaaagagaaaaatattatggCACTACACTAATGGGTAGTGTTCCTGGAATCAAGTGAGAGAAACTTTGAGGAATGGAAGGAGAGTGGTCAACAGTATCAAATGCTACAAAGAGGTAAAGAATGAGAGAGGGAAAGTCATTGGAGTtgactgtgtctgtgtgtgtgtgtgtgtgtgtgtgtgtgtgtgtgtgtgtgcatgggtgcacacatatgcatatgtttGAGAAAACCTACAATGTTATAAAGCATGAATTCTGTGTCATGAACTGTGCCATATACTCtacaattattatttcatttcatgggTTTACTGATAAAAGTAGAAGAGTATAGGAGAGTGATGGGGCTAGAAGCCAGAAGGCTGGAGATTAAGGAAAGGGCAAATAGATGAACATAGACAGTTTTTGCAGAGAAAGTAGgtaatacaaagaagaaaacagaatactGGGTAGAAATGTAGGGAGAAGGGAATTCTATGGTGCTCACTTAGAATGATGTTTTCAGTAAGGTGGTAGGCAGGATTGCGTGGGGGGGGGGCTTGACTGAGCAGAGAAGGTGTGTGATGAATACTCTAGGGAATGTAATGGAGAAGCCAAAATCTATGTATAAAATGACTTCAgtatatgaaaacaaaaactcaagGTACTGGATGCAATGCAGTTTCCTTGGTTTAGAGTGTACTCTACTTCAAATCCCACACAAAGTTTCTTAACTTCCTTGTATCATTCAATTACAAGTTCAATCTCTTTAAGGAATTTCCCCAAATCTCTTTTTCCTTGGGACGTATTgttgtcactaagttgtgttgttgttgctaagtcatgtcttactctttgtgatgctatggactgtagcccgccagtctcctctgtccatgagattttccaggcaagaatactggagtgggttgtcatttcctcctccaggagatcttcctgacccaggcatcaaaccagcatctcctgcattgcaggcgggttctttaccactgagccactggagaagctccTTTTAGGATAGTGGCAAATTAAAAGGAGGATATTTGAGTTGTCCCATAGTCATGGGGAAGGGGAGACCAGTGGTGATTCACTTGCTGTAGGCCAGGCAACTAACTGGCTTCACCTTAGACATTTGCCATTCTACCTAATCACTATGTGTTCTATGCATGTGTCAATTGAGATTTGGCTGGTCTTTTTGGCTGGCAGACAACCTTGAATATTGCTATAGTCTATGGGTTTGAGAACCTCTGGCTTTGAGGTCCAGGTACTCGGTAGCACCTAGGCTTTCTGTTTATAGGCTTTGACTAGCTGACCAGCCCTTTTAGAATTTCTCTATCCCTAAAGTGTCAGTTTTTTAAGGCAATCCTGCTGTTCTCAGATTTCCTTCTGAAGCTAACCGGTTGTTCTTTTTATCATGATCACTATTATCATCAGCACCTCCCTGTTTCCTACTTTAATTTTCAGCCTCTGAAAAGGTATGTAGGTGAATGAAGACACTGACCTATGGCTCTTCTCAGCACTGGAAAAGATTTCTTCTTCTAGTGTGACAGAAATTTCCTGTCACcctgagttctttatatactgtTGCTTATAGTAAAATTATGTATAGGTTTTCAAGTCATGCTCTTAATACACACTGAGGAGTTTCTAgaatttacatgtatatgtacagttgagtctctttgctgtccacttaaaactatcacaacattgttaatcagctgtgctccaaaacaagataaaaagtttaaaaaatagaatttaaaacatCCTCATTTCTCTCAGAAAATCCAGAATATTATGACTCCTATTGGGTATagacaaaaaattaatttaaaacttagtttaaaatattagactttgacccagtaattctatTCTTAAGAATTTATCATATTGATAAACATCTATGTATGCAAAATGATGTATGGTCAGGATTACTCACTATAGCATTTATTTGTAAAAGCATAAGATAAGGAATTGAACTGCCCACCAATTGGTTATGGTTACTATAGGCAGTAAGGGTgaggtactgctgctgctgctgctgttaagtcacgtcagtcgtgtccgactctgtgtgacaccatagatggcagcccaccaggctcccgtccctgggattctccaggcaagaacactggagtgggttgccatttccttccccagtgcatgaaagtgaaaagtgaaagtgaagtttctcagttgtgtccgactcttagcgaccccatggactgcagcctaccaggttcctccatccatgggatttcccaggcaagagtactggagtggggtgccactgccttctcccaagGGTGAGGTAGTTTCATACATATCATTATGAAACTATACAGAAATATTATGTAAAAGAAGCAAGGTTTACAAGAGTGTAAACTATGTATCTTTTGTGTACACAGAACTGAATGACAGAGAGAAAGGGTGGAGGTCACCAGCAGGGTGGGAGGAGGTAGGGGGAGGAGATTCATGTAAAATTATATCCTTATGAATTTTGTAACTAAACATGTGTTTCACATACGAAAACAAAACTCAAAGCTGAAGAAAATGACTTTAGCATAATTTTATGACCTCTGTTATCAAGGCTCAGAAGGGCAGAAATCACAAATGCACATGGTCGGGGTTACTTGTGTGTTGATAGAAGGTTAAGATGGTTGAGTAACTGATGCTACAGGGCTTCTAGCCAGTTTCCTTAATCTTGAATTTATAATAGCTTAATTTCTTTCAGGACCCTATTTCAAACAGACAGCTGTGACAACTAAAAAATCCCTCCTCTCAATTGGGATGTCACTGATGTGTTGGTAGAAAAAGCTTTGGAGCCTTTCAGTTCCCTCCTTctcaaaaataaatctgaaaagaaaactaaatcatgTAATTAAGTCCATAGGGGCATTGTCTCTGCCCATCCATAAGTGGCTGTAACACCAAAGGATAGATGGGAGCCTGTCTGACCCAAAAAGAGACAGAAGATTGGGTAGGATTCAGTGCGGGGTGAAAGTGTCACACATCACAGCCTGGGGATAAGGACAATTGAAGAGATCATAGTGGGGGAATGGAAGACCAACCCAAGGTGACTAATAGCAATACAAAGATGACAGCGACTGAGCTCAAGGATCATATAATTCCCAATAGAATTTGCAGTATGACTCTCAAAATAGTTTCTGTGCAGATTCTGTTCAGTTAGTAAGTATTGGAAATTTCACAACTTCCCAGATCCTTATCCCCATCAAAGCTCCTGAATCATTTGAAATCTActgtgctttctttttccttctccctgtTTTTCCTTTATCCCTTATCTTTGTGTCCATTGTTTTATAGCTTTTGTCGGGTATGCTTAAATTTGTGGACCACCAGAGTAGTTCCCGACAAACTTGTGAGTCAAGGCAATGAATTGGTTATTTCAAGATGGGTTATTTCAGTTCTGTCACGACTGGCaatgtaaccttgggcaagtgcTTTCTGGACTTcacattctaaaattttaaaatgaagagtttGAACTAGATCAACCAACGGTGTACATTAGAAAATCTAGTTGCCCAGGTCTCCTTGTTGGAGCCGCGATAAATACGGACTAAGGCCTAGGTGCCTTGTTTTAAAAAGTgacctcagctcagttcagttcagtcactcagtcatgttcgactctttgcgaccgcatggactgcagcatgccagacctccccgtctatcacaaactcccagagtttattcaaactcatgtccatggagtcggtgatgccatacaactatctcttcctctgtcatccccttctcccaacttcaatgtttcccagcatcagggtcttttccaatgagtcagttcttcgcatcagggggccaaagtattggagttgcagcttcaacatcagtccttccaatgaatattcaggactgatttcttttaggatggactggtttgatctccttgcagtccaagggactctcaagagtctcctccaacaccacagttcaaagccatcaattcctcggcactcaactttctttacagtccatctcacatccatacatgactactggaaaagccataacttcgactagatggacctttgttggcaaagtaatgtctctgctttttaatatgctatctaggttggtcataactttccttccaaggagcaagtgtcttttaatttcatggctgcaatcaccatctgcagtgattttggagcccccaaaataaagtctctcactgtttccattgtttccccatctatttgccgtgaagtgatgggaccagatgtcatgatcttagttttctgaatgttgagtgttttttttttttagttcaatatgattttatttaaaaatctgcaaAGCCAAAGGAGGGATCTGATGTTTTGTTAAAACAATTTTCACAGTATATATTTCAGCCTTTTTAGCTTTGTGTTGAATAACAACAGAAAAGGAAGTTTCTGTTCAAGACCCTAACTCCAGCACAGCACACTCAGCCAGGCACCCTGGATCGAGTGGCTGGGCGGGTCACCCTGGCCTGAGCTCACAGTGAATCCTCCCCCTTGAATGGAACCCCAGTTCTTCCCCAGGCACACACACTTATTTTCACTGCTCTCCACAGGCCCTGAGAATCCTTCATCTTAAAGTTGAGAAAAGTGCGAAAGGATTCCTTAACTCATTGCCTGTAATACTGGTTAACTCCCGACAACCACAAGTATAAAATACTTGAAATGTATAAGATGTTCCACGTTGAATGGaacaacttaaattttaaaaaattaagtcaagTAACATGCTTTCATGCTTTAAAACGTTACTTAATAAAACTTACTGAGACAAGATATACAGCACTTTCTTGTATCTGGTATTACAAACTCCTACTGACGATAGCTACTTGatggttgaaaaaaataaaaaagagaagaaaccgTACATATTGTTTTATAAACGATGCCTGAAGGAATGTCATGTTGTAATTTTGTTACTAAGATTaagcctggaaaaaaaaagatctacaaaagcAACACCCATGTTCTTTTAAATGATGAGGTAGATTTTTTCCTATGCAGCAAATGGAAGATAACCGAAAATACATACAACTCacaaatcttctttaaaaaaaaaaaaaaaacagttcaggTTATAGTCACTTTCACAAATAAGACATTTATAAACCACGAGGTGGAGAGGTCATACTCAGGGAAGCTTCACACTTTATGTGTTACTCGGAGATTCGATAATCAGTCTTGGATCTATTAACTCTCTCCAAAAAACGCTTATCCTTTTCTCCTGCGTCACAGCGTACTCCACTACCTCAGCTCTATTTTTGTTGTGATAAACCAAATCAAATTTCCCAGGTTCTTTCATGGCAGGTAAGGATGAAAGAATTTCTATGTCTACTTGCTCGGTCTCCAGGTTATGGCTTAATATTCTTCCTTCCTTGTAGTCAGAGACATCAGGAGAATAATTGGATGTTAGTTCCAAAAGCTTAAATGCAATCTTTTCTCCAACTTGAGGGGCAGCTGCTAACAATGGTAAGAGACTGTAGTCCTTCTTGTGTGTCTCTATGGGATTCTGGATAATGGTAGATGAATTTGTCACCATTTCATTCAACTGTTGTTGCTTCTGATAGTCGGCGTTTCTATTtaaaacatagggaaaaaaaaataaaacatagggaACAGCATGCCCTCGTCCTCGACCTCTCCCCCGCATACCCCGCCCCCTCGCTCCTTTCCAGGAAAGAAGGTCCTCTCCTCTACCCCAACCTCTTCCCAAACTGGCGGGGAAAGTCACGTTGGGAGGGGGACACAGGACCTGTCTGCCACTGTTTGGGTCCGACTGCTTCCATCCAGTGGCGTTTGGAACCTGTGATGATGGCCCTGGACAATTTCTTCCTACAAAGAGGCCTACAGTCTTTAAGAACTCTGCAGTACACTCGGGGGTGCTCTTTGGCATCGCGCATTGATCGTCTGACTCTGAACTAGAGTCTGAACTAGAAGATGATGTTCTGGAGGTCTTGCCCTTGACAGGGGCTGAGGTAAAACCAGTTTTTGGAGCCATTTAGTTTGCAGCTGTGGTTTTCACAGAGGATCCGTCTTTTGACATGTCAGTCGAGATTTTCTGTGAGGAATGTCTGACCTCCAAGATGACGTTGCTGACAGCATCACTAGTTGATTCGTGGTAAGACTCAGACTCCGAGGAGGAATCAGGACTGTCTTTTGTAAGGACGACCATGCCACCTTTCCGGTTGGCTTTCACAAGGCTGTTTCTAGCAGGAAGAGCTTTAGGGCTGCACTTCTGGATGGTCCACTCTTTCACAGACTGTGCTTTAGAAGACTTGGGAGTCTTGGCATGCTTTTTATATTCACgtttctccttcttctttggcaattttttttcagtctctccaTCATCAACCTCCACCACATCACACGTGGCTTTGttcttcctcttgttttttttccccacactctGCTCTGTGGCGGCTTTCGGTTCTAGATCCAAGGTCTTCTCACTGTTACTGTTCTCATGCCTCTTCCAATGCTTCTTTGAATTTCTGTAATCTGGTTCGGTTTCTTCATCTTCGTCCAACTTAAATGCCCGCTTCTTTGCTTTTCTAGGTAATAAACGAGTATTGTCCCCATTACTAATTGTTACAGGACTCTCAGCAACTCCTCTCTCTTCTAATTTAACTCTGAGGCAGTCGTTGTCTCCTACCAGGCGCTCTCGGCGGGGGGCAAGAGCGCCCCCTCCAAGTAGAGGCCCAGGAGGGCCCCGGAACTGAAGCCGAAGCGCTGGCGGATCAGACTAATGAGGTCCGTGACGACTCGGCATCCGTTCAGGTCGATGAGAAGCCAGAAAGACGTGCAGTGCGGGGCGCCGGGCGGCGGGTAATCGAATTGAAGCCGTAGCCTAACCGtcttgctgagttttaaaccagctttttcactctcctctttcgctttcatcaagaggctctttagttcttcttcactttttgccataagggtggtgtcatctgcatatctgaggttattgatatttctcccgacaatcttgattccagcttgtgcttcatccagaccagtaGAGACTAcatctcatgatgtagtctgcatataagttaaataagcaccgtgacaatatacagccttgatgtactcctttctcaatttggaaccagcctgtttttccatgtccagttctaactgttgcttcctgacctgcatacagatttctcaagaggcaggtcaggtggtctggtagtcccatctctttttagaattttccacagtttgttgtgatccacacagtcaaaggctttggcatagtcaataaagcagaaatagatgtttttctggaattctcttgctttttcaatgatccaacgaatgctggcaatttgatctctggttcttctgccttttctaaacccagcttgaagatctggaatttcatggttcacgtactgttgaagcctggcttggagaattttgagcattactttattagcgtgtgagatgagtgccattgtgtagtagtttgagcattctttggtattgcctttctttgggtttggaatgaaaactgaccttttccagtcctgtgaccactgatgagttttccaaatttgctggcacactgagtgcagcactttcacaacatcatctttcaggatttgaaatagctcaactggaattccatcacctccactacctttgttcatactgatgcttcctaaggcccacttgactttgcattccaggatgtctggctctaggtgagtgatcacaccttcgtgattatctgggttgtgaagatcttttttgcatagtttttctgtgtattcgtgccccctcttcttaatatcttctgcttctgttaggtccataccatttctgtcctttattgtgcccatctttgcatgaaatggttccttgatatttctaattttcttgaccagatctctagtctttctcattctattgatTTGctgtatttatttgcattgatcactgaggaagtctttcttatctctccttgccattgtttggaactctgcattcaaatggatttatctttccttttctcctttgccttttgcttctctcctttcctcagctatttgtgaggcttcctcagacaaccattttgcctttttgcatttctttatcttggggatggtcttgattcctgtctcctgtacaatgtcacgaagttctgtccaaagttcttcaggcactctgtctatcagatctaatcccttgaaactttttgtcacttccactgtataattgtaagggatttgatttaggtcatacctgaatggtccagtggttttccctattttcttcaatttaagtctgaattttgcaataaggagttcatgatctgagccatagtcaactcctggtcttctgaaaaaatgtggtccactggtgaagggaatggcaaaccacttcagtattcttgccttgagaaccccatgaatagtatgaaaaggcaaaatgattggaCACTGAAGGATGATCtacccaggttggtaggtgcccaatattctactggtgatcagtggagaaataactccagaaagaatagagatagagccaaagcaaaaacaacacccagctgtggatgtgactggtgataaaagcaaggtccaatgctgtaaagagcaatattgcataggaacctggaatgttaggtccatgaatcaagagaaattggaagtgatcaaacaggagatggcaagagtgaacatcaacattttgggaatcagcgaactaaaatggactggaatgggtgaatttaactcagatgaccattatatctactactgtgggtaagaatcccttagaagaaatgaagtggccgacatagtcaacaaaagagtccaaaat
Protein-coding sequences here:
- the LOC122435555 gene encoding LOW QUALITY PROTEIN: coilin-like (The sequence of the model RefSeq protein was modified relative to this genomic sequence to represent the inferred CDS: inserted 1 base in 1 codon; substituted 1 base at 1 genomic stop codon), whose product is MASAGLKLSKTVRLRLQFDYPPPGAPHCTSFWLLIDLNGCRVVTDLISLIRQRFGFSSGALLGLYLEGALLPPAEXRLVGDNDCLRVKLEERGVAESPVTISNGDNTRLLPRKAKKRAFKLDEDEETEPDYRNSKKHWKRHENSNSEKTLDLEPKAATEQSVGKKNKRKNKATCDVVEVDDGETEKKLPKKKEKREYKKHAKTPKSSKAQSVKEWTIQKCSPKALPARNSLVKANRKGGMVVLTKDSPDSSSESESYHESTSDAVSNVILEVRHSSQKISTDMSKDGSSVKTTAANXMAPKTGFTSAPVKGKTSRTSSSSSDSSSESDDQCAMPKSTPECTAEFLKTVGLFVGRNCPGPSSQVPNATGWKQSDPNSGRQVLCPPPNVTFPASLGRGWGRGEDLLSWKGARGRGMRGRGRGRGHAVPYVLFFFPYVLNRNADYQKQQQLNEMVTNSSTIIQNPIETHKKDYSLLPLLAAAPQVGEKIAFKLLELTSNYSPDVSDYKEGRILSHNLETEQVDIEILSSLPAMKEPGKFDLVYHNKNRAEVVEYAVTQEKRISVFWRELIDPRLIIESPSNT